One Bosea sp. 685 DNA segment encodes these proteins:
- a CDS encoding efflux RND transporter permease subunit has protein sequence MNLPEACIRRPVMTTLIMATFLIFGFFAFKQLPVAALPRVDFPTINVSARMPGASPETMASSIAAPLEREFASISGINSMSSVSQQGSTSITLQFDLNRNIDGAALDVQAALSATARRLPPELPTPPSFRKVNPADTPILFMVLTSATKPLYEVHEFGENVLQQQISQLPGVAQVNIFGAQKYAVRIKVNPDAVSARGLALSDVRNAVAAANSNSPVGTLNGENQRLTLGATGQLERANEYGNLIVAQKNGTPIRLSDMATVYDSVENDQTASWYNGQRSILLAVFRQSDANTVDVVDSIKARIESYRSQLPAAIELHALNDRSIPIREAVEDVEFSLVVAIALVIMVIFLFLKSLAATVIPTLALPISLVGTFAVMYALGYSLDNISLLALTLAVGFVVDDAIVMLENIIRHIEMGKKPFQAALDGSREIGFTILSITISLVAVFIPVFFMGGIVGKVFVEFAGTISASIIVSGFVSLTLTPMLCARFLKAHDHHKKPNIVERVFEAGFQGMLNGYRWTLDWVLRARVLMLVFTLATVYISAQMYASIPKGFFPTEDTGLLRGSTEGPPDTSFEAMAERQQRIAEIVKADPAVDYLNSNIGGFNATSNGFMFISLKPKQERDKADVVIARLRRATSEVPGITAVFQQVQNINLNSGRSSRAQYLYSLQGPDLNQIFTYAPMMQQRLSQIPQLRDANIDLQLRNPQLSIDIDRERAASLGITSDQIRQALGNAFGSRQIATIFTPATDYQVIMEADRIYQQDPGVLSRLQLKAANGLNVPLESVATIKPSVGPLAVNRISQQPAVTISFNTAPGISLGDAVNAIRAAERDVNLPSTIVTSFAGSAQLFQDALKGQGLLIFAAILVIYIILGILYESFIHPITILSGLPSAGLGALLALQYFDLDLSVIAIIGILMLVGIVKKNAIMMVDFAIERRKMGDDALSAIREAALVRFRPIMMTSFAAIFGVLPIALGHGAGAELRQPLGIAVVGGLMVSQLLTLYITPVVYFYLDKVDSWLSGRDRRESQQDMLVPGVPVAVPQAVHKPEL, from the coding sequence ATGAACCTGCCCGAGGCCTGCATTCGTCGTCCGGTGATGACGACGTTGATCATGGCGACCTTCCTGATCTTCGGCTTCTTCGCCTTCAAGCAATTACCGGTCGCGGCGCTGCCGCGGGTCGATTTCCCGACGATCAATGTCAGCGCCCGCATGCCGGGCGCAAGCCCGGAGACGATGGCCTCCTCGATCGCGGCCCCGCTCGAGCGCGAATTCGCCTCGATCTCCGGCATCAACTCGATGTCCTCGGTCTCACAGCAGGGCTCGACCTCGATCACGCTGCAATTCGACCTCAACCGCAATATCGACGGTGCGGCGCTCGATGTGCAGGCGGCGCTCAGCGCCACCGCCCGGCGCCTGCCGCCGGAACTGCCGACGCCGCCAAGCTTCAGGAAGGTCAATCCGGCCGACACGCCGATCCTGTTCATGGTGCTGACCTCGGCAACCAAGCCGCTCTATGAAGTCCATGAGTTCGGCGAGAACGTGCTGCAGCAGCAGATCTCGCAATTGCCGGGCGTGGCCCAGGTCAACATCTTCGGCGCGCAGAAATACGCCGTCCGCATCAAGGTCAATCCCGACGCCGTCTCGGCGCGCGGGCTTGCCCTCTCCGATGTCCGCAACGCCGTCGCCGCCGCCAATTCGAATTCGCCGGTCGGCACGCTGAACGGCGAGAACCAGCGCCTGACGCTGGGGGCCACCGGCCAGCTCGAACGCGCCAACGAATACGGCAATCTGATCGTCGCCCAGAAGAACGGCACACCGATCCGGCTTTCGGACATGGCGACCGTCTACGACTCCGTCGAGAACGACCAGACCGCGAGCTGGTACAATGGCCAGCGCTCGATCCTGCTCGCCGTGTTCCGCCAGTCGGATGCCAACACCGTCGATGTCGTCGACAGCATCAAGGCCCGGATCGAGAGCTACCGCTCCCAGCTTCCCGCCGCGATCGAACTCCACGCCCTCAACGACCGTTCGATCCCGATCCGCGAAGCGGTGGAAGACGTCGAGTTCTCGCTCGTCGTCGCCATCGCCCTGGTGATCATGGTGATCTTCCTCTTCCTGAAGAGTCTGGCTGCAACCGTCATCCCGACGCTGGCGCTGCCGATCTCGCTCGTCGGCACCTTCGCGGTGATGTATGCGCTGGGCTATTCGCTCGACAACATCTCGCTGCTGGCGCTGACGCTCGCCGTCGGCTTCGTCGTCGACGACGCCATCGTCATGCTGGAGAACATCATCCGGCATATCGAGATGGGCAAGAAGCCGTTCCAGGCGGCGCTCGACGGCTCGCGCGAGATCGGCTTCACCATCCTGTCGATTACTATCTCACTGGTCGCGGTCTTCATTCCCGTCTTCTTCATGGGCGGCATCGTCGGCAAGGTCTTCGTCGAGTTCGCCGGCACGATCTCGGCCTCGATCATCGTCTCGGGCTTCGTCTCACTGACGCTGACGCCGATGCTGTGCGCGCGCTTCCTCAAGGCGCATGACCACCACAAGAAGCCCAATATCGTCGAACGCGTCTTCGAGGCCGGGTTCCAGGGCATGCTGAACGGCTATCGCTGGACCCTGGACTGGGTCCTGAGGGCGCGCGTGCTGATGCTCGTCTTCACCCTGGCGACGGTCTACATCTCGGCACAAATGTATGCCTCGATCCCGAAGGGCTTCTTCCCGACCGAGGATACCGGGCTGTTGCGCGGCTCGACTGAAGGTCCGCCTGATACCTCCTTCGAGGCCATGGCCGAGCGCCAGCAGCGCATCGCCGAGATCGTCAAGGCCGATCCCGCGGTCGACTATCTGAACTCCAATATCGGCGGCTTCAACGCCACCAGCAACGGCTTCATGTTCATCTCGCTGAAGCCGAAGCAGGAGCGCGACAAGGCCGATGTCGTGATCGCCCGGCTCAGGCGTGCGACCTCGGAGGTCCCCGGCATCACCGCGGTGTTCCAGCAGGTCCAGAATATCAACCTGAATTCGGGCCGCTCCTCGCGCGCGCAATATCTCTATTCGCTGCAAGGTCCGGATCTGAACCAGATCTTCACCTACGCACCAATGATGCAGCAGCGGCTCTCCCAGATCCCGCAATTGCGCGACGCCAATATCGACCTGCAACTGCGCAACCCGCAGCTTTCGATCGACATCGACCGCGAGCGCGCCGCCAGCCTCGGCATCACCAGCGACCAGATCCGGCAAGCGCTGGGCAACGCCTTCGGCTCGCGCCAGATCGCGACGATCTTCACCCCGGCGACCGATTATCAGGTCATCATGGAGGCCGACCGCATCTACCAGCAGGACCCAGGCGTGCTCTCGCGCCTGCAGCTCAAGGCCGCAAACGGCCTCAACGTGCCGCTGGAATCGGTCGCGACGATCAAGCCGAGCGTCGGCCCGCTGGCGGTCAACCGCATCTCGCAACAGCCGGCGGTGACGATCTCGTTCAACACCGCGCCGGGCATCTCGCTCGGCGACGCGGTCAACGCCATCCGGGCGGCCGAGCGCGACGTCAACCTGCCCAGCACCATCGTCACCAGCTTCGCAGGCTCCGCCCAGCTCTTCCAGGATGCGCTGAAGGGCCAGGGCCTGCTGATCTTCGCCGCGATCCTGGTGATCTACATCATCCTCGGGATCCTCTACGAGAGCTTCATCCATCCCATCACGATCCTGTCCGGCCTGCCCTCAGCCGGTCTCGGCGCCCTGCTCGCGCTCCAGTATTTCGACCTGGACCTCTCGGTGATCGCGATCATCGGCATCCTGATGCTCGTCGGCATCGTCAAGAAGAACGCGATCATGATGGTCGATTTCGCGATCGAGCGGCGCAAGATGGGCGACGACGCGCTCAGCGCCATCCGCGAGGCGGCGCTTGTGCGTTTCCGGCCGATCATGATGACGAGCTTCGCGGCGATCTTCGGCGTGCTGCCGATCGCGCTCGGCCATGGCGCCGGCGCCGAATTGCGCCAGCCCCTCGGCATCGCCGTCGTCGGCGGCCTGATGGTCTCGCAATTGCTGACGCTCTACATCACCCCCGTCGTCTATTTCTATCTCGACAAGGTCGACAGCTGGCTCTCTGGCCGCGATCGGCGGGAAAGCCAGCAGGACATGCTCGTACCTGGCGTCCCCGTGGCGGTGCCCCAGGCCGTCCACAAGCCGGAACTCTGA
- a CDS encoding efflux RND transporter periplasmic adaptor subunit — MQRAAAPQRPPVTIVTAKAERMPMPVRLDAIGTVQTLSAVTVRSRVESQIMEVGFKDGDYVKKGDLLFRLDSRQLETQLRQAEANVVRDKASLVSAEADLRRAEELAKRDFATDQRLETARAAAATLRASIRGGEAAVDGLKVQLSYYTIISPVSGRIGVAALKEGNIAKVGDTSGALATINQIDPIYASFALPQRYLPEIRAAMNANTATVLATQQGVAKGVEGKIAVVDNTVDATTGTIQLRAIFDNAAEMLWPGALCQVRVTLRVEPEALTVPREAVQNGQNGPFVFVVEDNIAKARTVVLDRTVDGRVVLASGLKGGEAIVVDGALLLTDGARTIERNRGGQQVPSNQTSQRGSAG, encoded by the coding sequence GTGCAGCGCGCAGCAGCCCCGCAACGGCCGCCGGTGACGATCGTCACTGCCAAGGCCGAGCGGATGCCGATGCCCGTGCGGCTCGATGCCATCGGCACGGTGCAGACGCTCTCGGCCGTCACGGTGCGCTCCCGCGTCGAAAGCCAGATCATGGAGGTCGGCTTCAAGGACGGCGATTACGTCAAGAAGGGCGACCTGCTCTTCCGGCTTGATTCCCGCCAGCTCGAAACGCAGCTCAGGCAGGCCGAGGCGAATGTCGTGCGCGACAAGGCCTCGTTGGTCTCGGCCGAGGCCGATCTGCGCCGCGCCGAGGAACTCGCCAAGCGCGACTTCGCCACCGACCAGCGGCTCGAGACGGCGCGCGCCGCGGCCGCGACCTTGCGGGCCTCGATCCGCGGCGGCGAGGCGGCAGTCGACGGGCTGAAAGTCCAGCTCAGCTACTACACCATCATCTCGCCGGTTTCGGGCCGCATCGGCGTCGCGGCGCTGAAGGAAGGCAATATCGCCAAGGTCGGCGATACCTCCGGCGCCTTGGCGACGATCAACCAGATCGACCCGATCTATGCCAGCTTCGCCCTGCCCCAGCGCTATCTGCCGGAAATCCGCGCCGCGATGAACGCCAACACGGCCACGGTCCTGGCGACGCAGCAGGGCGTGGCCAAGGGCGTCGAGGGCAAGATCGCGGTGGTCGACAACACGGTCGACGCCACCACCGGAACGATCCAGCTGCGCGCCATCTTCGACAATGCAGCCGAGATGCTCTGGCCGGGCGCGCTCTGCCAGGTCCGCGTCACCTTGCGCGTCGAGCCCGAGGCGCTGACCGTACCGCGCGAGGCGGTCCAGAACGGCCAGAACGGTCCCTTCGTCTTCGTCGTCGAAGACAACATCGCCAAAGCGCGCACCGTCGTGCTCGACCGCACCGTGGACGGGCGCGTCGTGCTCGCCTCGGGCCTGAAGGGCGGCGAGGCTATCGTCGTCGACGGCGCGCTGCTGCTGACCGACGGCGCCCGCACGATCGAGCGCAATCGCGGCGGCCAGCAAGTGCCGAGCAACCAGACCTCTCAGCGCGGGAGTGCCGGCTGA
- a CDS encoding MAPEG family protein, translated as MTLKLVYPTLAMILWIFVVLVIVFLRRQAAFKSKQVRLADIAVSAEGYPEPARLAAANFSNQFETPVVFFALIMLAMEVGASGYAMAGLAWAFVATRIVHTLIHVGSNAMKPRAGVFALGVLILFLMWIGVVLAVV; from the coding sequence ATGACGTTGAAACTGGTCTACCCCACATTGGCGATGATCCTGTGGATCTTCGTCGTGCTCGTCATCGTCTTCCTGCGCCGCCAGGCCGCCTTCAAGAGCAAGCAGGTGCGCCTGGCCGATATCGCCGTCTCCGCCGAGGGCTATCCCGAGCCCGCCCGGCTGGCGGCGGCGAACTTCTCGAACCAGTTCGAGACGCCGGTCGTCTTCTTCGCGCTGATCATGCTGGCGATGGAGGTCGGCGCGAGCGGCTATGCGATGGCGGGGCTGGCCTGGGCCTTCGTCGCCACCCGCATCGTCCACACATTGATCCATGTCGGCTCGAACGCGATGAAGCCGCGCGCCGGCGTGTTCGCGCTCGGCGTGCTGATCCTGTTCCTGATGTGGATCGGGGTGGTCCTCGCCGTCGTCTGA
- a CDS encoding HigA family addiction module antitoxin, whose translation MSKSSITTKDLLLNPHAGSILLDEFIRPMGLSQTALAHAIGVSPRRINEIVLGKRAVTADTDLRLARYFGMSDGFFLGLQIDYDLMEAKRAIGATLAAITPRAA comes from the coding sequence ATGTCGAAATCGTCGATTACCACTAAAGACCTGCTGCTGAACCCGCATGCTGGGAGCATCCTCCTGGACGAGTTCATAAGACCGATGGGCCTCAGCCAGACGGCCCTGGCGCATGCGATCGGGGTGTCGCCCAGGCGCATCAACGAGATCGTTCTGGGCAAGCGCGCGGTAACGGCTGACACCGATCTGCGGCTTGCGCGCTATTTCGGCATGTCGGACGGGTTCTTCCTCGGGCTGCAGATCGACTACGACCTGATGGAGGCGAAGCGCGCGATCGGGGCGACTCTGGCTGCGATCACGCCCCGCGCGGCCTAG
- a CDS encoding MFS transporter: MQRAKLLPLIVACALFMENTDSTVIATSLPVIAQSLGEDPIALKLALTSYLVSLAVFIPISGWMADRYGARTVFRAALCVFMVGSVLCALSNSLGAFVGARFIQGMGGAMMVPVGRLVILRSVEKSELVSALAYLTVPALVGPVVGPPLGGFITTYFDWRWIFFINIPIGLVGIVLSSLFFEDIREEDVAPLDIRGFILSSFGFASLMLGLATGGRHLVPEAVSYACIAGGVLALTAYWFHARKVAYPVLNLSLLRIPTFRIGVIGGSIFRTGIGAIPFLLPLMLQLGFGLDALQSGLITFASAAGALIMKTLARTILARFGFRNVLAVNALFGAAFLAASGLFTPLTPHWLMLSVLLIGGCFRSLQFTGINALSYADVSNREMSSATSLSSVAQQLSLSVGVTIGAFALETANAFNGGKALGAGDFWPAFALVGLVSASSVFWMARLAPDAGAEVSGHAPFSARKATAEVMADQKSLE; encoded by the coding sequence ATTCAGCGCGCCAAGCTCCTGCCCCTGATCGTCGCTTGTGCGCTGTTCATGGAGAACACCGACTCCACGGTGATCGCGACCTCGCTGCCGGTGATCGCGCAATCGCTGGGCGAAGATCCGATCGCGCTGAAGCTGGCCCTGACCTCCTATCTCGTCAGCCTCGCCGTCTTCATCCCGATCTCGGGCTGGATGGCAGACCGCTATGGCGCGCGCACGGTCTTCAGGGCGGCGCTTTGTGTCTTCATGGTCGGCTCGGTGCTGTGCGCCTTGTCGAATTCGCTCGGGGCCTTCGTCGGAGCGCGCTTCATCCAGGGCATGGGCGGGGCGATGATGGTGCCAGTCGGCCGGCTCGTGATCCTGCGCAGCGTCGAGAAATCGGAGCTCGTCAGCGCGCTTGCCTATCTCACCGTGCCGGCGCTGGTCGGCCCCGTCGTCGGCCCGCCGCTGGGCGGCTTTATCACCACCTATTTTGACTGGCGCTGGATCTTCTTCATCAATATCCCGATCGGTCTCGTCGGCATCGTGCTGTCGAGCCTGTTCTTCGAGGATATACGCGAGGAGGATGTCGCGCCGCTCGACATTCGCGGCTTCATTCTGTCCTCCTTCGGCTTTGCCAGCCTGATGCTGGGCCTGGCCACGGGCGGGCGCCATCTGGTGCCGGAGGCGGTCTCCTATGCCTGCATCGCGGGCGGAGTCTTGGCGCTGACCGCCTACTGGTTCCACGCGCGCAAGGTCGCCTATCCCGTGCTCAATTTGTCGCTGCTGCGGATTCCGACCTTCCGCATCGGCGTGATCGGCGGCTCGATCTTTCGCACTGGCATAGGCGCAATTCCCTTCCTGCTGCCGCTGATGCTGCAGCTCGGCTTCGGTCTCGACGCCTTGCAATCGGGATTGATCACCTTCGCCTCGGCCGCCGGTGCGCTGATCATGAAGACGCTCGCCAGGACGATCCTGGCGCGCTTCGGCTTCCGCAACGTGCTGGCGGTCAATGCGCTGTTCGGGGCGGCCTTTCTGGCGGCGTCGGGTCTGTTCACACCGCTGACGCCGCATTGGCTGATGCTCTCGGTCCTGCTGATCGGCGGCTGCTTCCGCTCGCTGCAATTCACCGGCATCAACGCGTTGAGCTATGCCGACGTCTCCAATCGGGAGATGTCGAGCGCGACCAGCCTCTCCAGTGTCGCCCAGCAATTGTCATTGAGCGTCGGCGTCACCATCGGGGCCTTCGCGCTCGAGACGGCCAATGCCTTCAATGGCGGCAAGGCGCTCGGAGCGGGCGATTTCTGGCCGGCCTTCGCGCTGGTCGGGCTGGTTTCGGCCTCGTCGGTGTTCTGGATGGCGCGGCTCGCGCCCGACGCCGGTGCGGAGGTCTCGGGCCACGCTCCGTTCAGCGCGCGCAAGGCGACGGCGGAGGTGATGGCGGACCAGAAGTCGCTGGAGTAG
- a CDS encoding pyridoxamine 5'-phosphate oxidase family protein, translating to MTDTQIDEAFPITSRNRVKRLHERGSYDRAAVFAILDAGLLCHVAYVLDGQPYCTPTIHWREDDVLYWHGSSASRMLRHLRAGTPACLTVSHLDGLVLARSGFNHSANYRSAMCFGTARIIDDPEEKAHALLGVVNRFYPGRAETLRPISTQETKATMVIGMRIEDASAKTRAKGVGDDEEDYDHPVWAGVIPVRTVVGAEEPCPRLLPGLSRPESLSAYGEGARLDEALAETQRLYEREPEH from the coding sequence GTGACCGATACTCAGATCGACGAAGCCTTCCCCATCACAAGCCGCAACCGCGTGAAGCGCCTGCATGAACGCGGCAGCTACGACCGGGCCGCCGTCTTCGCGATCCTCGATGCGGGGCTTCTGTGCCACGTCGCCTATGTGCTCGACGGCCAGCCCTACTGCACCCCGACGATTCACTGGCGCGAGGACGATGTCCTCTACTGGCATGGCTCCTCGGCCAGCCGCATGCTGCGCCACCTGCGCGCGGGAACGCCGGCCTGCCTGACAGTTTCCCATCTCGACGGCCTCGTGCTGGCGCGATCCGGCTTCAATCATTCCGCCAACTACCGCTCGGCGATGTGCTTCGGCACGGCACGGATCATCGACGATCCCGAGGAGAAGGCGCATGCGCTGCTGGGCGTCGTCAACCGGTTCTATCCCGGCCGGGCCGAGACACTGCGCCCGATCAGCACGCAGGAGACCAAGGCCACGATGGTCATCGGCATGCGCATCGAGGATGCCTCGGCAAAAACCCGCGCCAAGGGCGTGGGCGACGACGAGGAGGATTATGATCATCCCGTCTGGGCAGGCGTGATCCCGGTCAGAACAGTTGTCGGCGCCGAGGAGCCCTGCCCGCGATTGCTGCCGGGTCTGTCGCGGCCGGAGAGCCTGTCAGCCTACGGCGAAGGCGCGCGGCTGGACGAAGCTCTCGCGGAGACCCAACGTCTCTATGAGCGCGAGCCCGAGCATTAG
- the guaB gene encoding IMP dehydrogenase has protein sequence MAFPTDGLIRDGLTFDDVLLEPGPSEVMPADVDISTKLTKTISLNLPIIASAMDTVTEARMAIAMAQAGGLGVIHRNLEADQQAAQVRLVKKFESGMIANPITIYPDETLADALGLMKQNGISGIPVVERGPQGHKGKLVGILTNRDVRFAANPEQPVAELMTKDRLITVREGVDQDEARRLLHQFRIEKLLVVDDHYRCIGLITVKDMEKRVAHPNAAKDSHGRLLVAAATTTGDLGFERSEMLIDAGVDIIVVDTAHGHSAKVLQAVTRVKKLSNAVQIIAGNVATAGGAQALIDAGADAIKVGIGPGSICTTRIVAGVGVPQLTAVMDAASAAQKLGIPVIADGGIKYSGDLAKALAAGASCAMVGSLLAGTDETPGEAFLYQGRSYKSYRGMGSVGAMARGSADRYFQQDIKDALKLVPEGIEGQVAYKGPVSSVLHQLAGGLRAAMGYVGGKDLADYQAKARFIRITSAGLRESHVHDVTIVRESPNYPTRS, from the coding sequence ATGGCATTCCCGACTGACGGCCTCATTCGCGACGGTTTGACCTTCGACGACGTGCTGCTTGAACCCGGCCCGTCCGAGGTCATGCCGGCCGATGTCGATATCTCGACCAAGCTCACCAAGACGATCTCGCTGAACCTGCCGATCATCGCCTCGGCCATGGACACGGTGACGGAAGCCAGGATGGCGATCGCGATGGCGCAGGCCGGCGGCCTCGGCGTCATCCATCGCAATCTGGAGGCCGACCAGCAGGCCGCCCAGGTCCGCCTCGTCAAGAAGTTCGAATCGGGGATGATCGCCAATCCGATCACGATCTATCCCGACGAGACGCTCGCCGACGCGCTCGGATTGATGAAGCAGAACGGCATCTCCGGCATTCCGGTGGTCGAGCGCGGGCCGCAGGGTCACAAGGGCAAGCTCGTCGGCATCCTGACCAACCGCGATGTCCGCTTCGCCGCCAACCCTGAGCAGCCCGTCGCCGAATTGATGACCAAGGACCGGCTGATCACGGTGCGCGAGGGCGTCGATCAGGACGAGGCGCGCCGCCTCCTCCACCAGTTCCGCATCGAGAAGCTCCTGGTCGTCGACGACCATTATCGCTGCATCGGCCTGATCACCGTCAAGGACATGGAGAAGCGGGTCGCCCACCCCAACGCTGCCAAGGATTCGCATGGCCGCCTTCTGGTCGCGGCTGCGACGACGACGGGCGATCTCGGCTTCGAGCGTTCGGAGATGCTGATCGACGCAGGCGTCGACATCATCGTCGTCGACACCGCCCATGGCCACTCCGCCAAGGTGCTGCAGGCGGTGACGCGGGTGAAGAAGCTCTCCAACGCCGTGCAGATCATCGCCGGCAACGTCGCCACGGCCGGCGGCGCCCAGGCGCTGATCGACGCCGGCGCTGATGCGATCAAGGTCGGCATCGGCCCGGGCTCGATCTGCACCACCCGCATCGTCGCCGGCGTCGGCGTGCCCCAGCTCACCGCCGTGATGGACGCAGCCTCCGCCGCGCAGAAGCTGGGCATCCCGGTCATCGCCGATGGCGGAATCAAATACTCAGGCGATCTCGCCAAGGCATTGGCGGCAGGGGCTTCTTGCGCCATGGTCGGCTCGCTCTTGGCGGGCACGGACGAGACGCCCGGCGAAGCCTTCCTCTATCAGGGCCGATCCTACAAATCCTATCGCGGCATGGGCTCGGTCGGCGCGATGGCGCGCGGCTCGGCCGACCGCTACTTCCAGCAGGACATCAAGGACGCGCTCAAGCTCGTGCCCGAGGGCATCGAGGGCCAGGTCGCCTATAAGGGCCCGGTCTCCAGCGTCCTGCACCAGCTCGCTGGGGGCCTGCGCGCCGCCATGGGCTATGTCGGCGGCAAGGATCTCGCCGACTACCAGGCGAAGGCCCGCTTCATCCGCATCACCAGCGCGGGCCTGCGCGAGAGCCATGTCCACGACGTCACCATCGTGCGCGAGAGCCCGAACTATCCGACCCGTTCTTGA
- a CDS encoding type II toxin-antitoxin system RelE/ParE family toxin translates to MWDGERSRRLPPDIQATGLVKLRLLNRAKHLDDLRVPPGNRLELLRGNRAGQHSIRINQQWRICFRWTEGGPADVEIVDYH, encoded by the coding sequence ATCTGGGATGGCGAGCGGTCGCGGCGGCTTCCGCCGGACATTCAGGCGACGGGACTGGTCAAGCTGCGCTTGCTCAATCGCGCCAAGCACCTCGACGATTTGAGAGTGCCGCCCGGCAACCGCCTCGAACTGCTGCGGGGCAATCGCGCCGGCCAGCATTCTATCCGGATCAACCAGCAGTGGCGGATTTGCTTCCGCTGGACAGAAGGAGGGCCCGCCGATGTCGAAATCGTCGATTACCACTAA
- a CDS encoding PLP-dependent aminotransferase family protein, translating to MLKKPTNLPDWSALMPVLPGEGPRTRELYAAIRRLIEAGLVPAGAKLPTTRDLARRFGLSRASAVAAFEMLTADGFAEARIGAGTFVAPQVPHLPVAAVMDRGPDLEVSPPLPCALGVATLDARTLRVFRSLLARRLARPGPEHFHYGDPRGGLALRQAIASYLRSARGVRCDAEQIIVTSGSQQGLDLLIRAAIRPGDAVWIEDPCYPMAHAALANSGGHVVGVPVDSEGLDPVLGEALCPRARAVYVTPSHQFPLGITMTMRRRLALIEWARRNEAWVIEDDYDSEFRYAGPPLTALQGMDASGRVAYLGTFSKVLFPGLRVGYAVVPEPLLDAVLELRARTDRHPPSLAEGALADLLNEGHFAAHLRRSRRRVHAARDALVAGLQACRAGVLDVTVPEQGLHLVAKLTSARCDVDIVAAAKAAGVGARALSSMFVTAQPQQGLVLGFSGFADGELRAAAARLDALLQ from the coding sequence GTGCTGAAAAAGCCAACCAATCTGCCGGACTGGTCGGCGCTCATGCCCGTGCTGCCGGGCGAGGGCCCTCGCACCAGGGAGCTCTACGCGGCCATCAGGCGATTGATCGAAGCCGGGCTCGTGCCGGCAGGGGCCAAGCTGCCGACGACGCGCGATCTTGCACGGCGTTTTGGCCTCTCGCGTGCTTCGGCGGTCGCGGCTTTCGAGATGCTGACGGCCGATGGTTTTGCCGAGGCCAGGATCGGCGCCGGAACCTTCGTCGCGCCGCAGGTTCCGCATTTGCCGGTGGCGGCCGTCATGGATCGCGGGCCGGATCTCGAGGTCTCGCCGCCTCTGCCTTGCGCTCTCGGCGTAGCCACACTCGATGCGCGGACGCTGCGGGTGTTCCGGAGCCTGCTGGCCAGGCGTCTGGCCCGGCCGGGGCCGGAGCATTTCCACTATGGCGATCCGCGCGGCGGGCTCGCGCTTCGCCAAGCCATCGCCTCTTATCTCCGCTCGGCGCGGGGCGTCCGCTGCGATGCGGAGCAGATCATCGTGACCTCCGGCTCCCAGCAGGGGCTCGATCTGCTGATCCGCGCCGCGATCCGCCCAGGCGACGCCGTCTGGATCGAGGATCCCTGCTATCCCATGGCGCATGCGGCGCTCGCCAATTCCGGCGGCCATGTCGTCGGCGTACCCGTCGATTCCGAGGGGCTGGATCCCGTTCTCGGCGAGGCGCTCTGCCCAAGGGCGCGGGCCGTCTACGTCACGCCCTCGCATCAGTTTCCGCTTGGCATCACGATGACGATGCGCCGCCGCCTGGCCCTGATCGAATGGGCGCGGCGCAACGAGGCCTGGGTCATCGAGGACGACTACGACAGCGAGTTCCGCTATGCCGGGCCGCCTCTCACCGCCTTGCAGGGCATGGACGCCTCGGGCCGGGTCGCCTATCTCGGCACCTTCTCAAAAGTACTGTTCCCGGGGTTGAGGGTGGGCTACGCCGTTGTGCCGGAGCCGCTGCTCGATGCTGTGCTCGAGCTGCGCGCTCGCACGGACAGGCATCCGCCGAGCCTGGCCGAAGGCGCGCTGGCGGATCTGCTGAACGAGGGCCATTTCGCCGCGCATCTGCGCCGCAGCCGCCGGCGGGTCCATGCGGCACGCGATGCGCTGGTGGCGGGACTTCAGGCTTGCCGCGCTGGCGTTCTGGATGTGACCGTGCCGGAGCAGGGGCTGCATCTGGTGGCGAAGCTCACATCCGCGCGCTGCGATGTCGATATCGTCGCGGCCGCGAAGGCGGCAGGCGTTGGCGCGCGGGCGCTGTCATCGATGTTCGTAACGGCTCAACCACAGCAGGGGCTGGTTCTGGGATTTTCTGGGTTTGCGGATGGCGAATTGCGCGCCGCGGCGGCCAGGCTCGATGCGCTCCTGCAATGA